A region from the Sandaracinus amylolyticus genome encodes:
- a CDS encoding MFS transporter: MSPKDERRIILLLAAVQFVNILDFMIVMPLGPDFAGDLGIPLSHLGTIGGAYTLSAALSGFAGAFFLDRFDRRPALALSLLGLAIGTVGGALATGLESLLLARVVAGAFGGPATSVAMSILADVIPGERRGRALGTVMIAFSIASIVGVPVALELAQRGSWHTPFVATGALALIASIAAWLVLPSMRAHLDIEHEPALDGFRHLLTRPVTLLSYAMTWVAMMGGFVLIPNIASYVQLNLHYPREHLGLLYGAGGLLNFATMRPIGRLVDRIGSFRVQAIGTVLIVVVTWIGFVWSPPWMPVLPVFVGFMFASGMRNVSYSTLTSKVPSPEERARFMSLQSMVQHLGSAAGAFLGSQLLVEGAGGALVHMDRVAWTAMALMIATPVLMLAVESRVARSERIVAALDPVPVASSRDR, translated from the coding sequence ATGAGCCCGAAGGACGAACGACGCATCATCCTGCTCCTCGCAGCGGTCCAGTTCGTCAACATCCTCGACTTCATGATCGTGATGCCGCTCGGCCCCGACTTCGCGGGCGACCTCGGCATCCCGCTCTCGCACCTCGGCACGATCGGCGGCGCGTACACGCTCTCCGCGGCGCTCTCGGGCTTCGCCGGCGCGTTCTTCCTCGACCGCTTCGATCGTCGCCCCGCGCTCGCGCTCTCGCTGCTCGGCCTCGCGATCGGCACCGTCGGCGGCGCGCTCGCGACCGGGCTCGAGTCGCTGCTCCTCGCGCGCGTCGTCGCAGGCGCGTTCGGCGGCCCCGCGACGTCGGTCGCGATGTCGATCCTCGCCGACGTGATCCCCGGCGAGCGCCGCGGTCGCGCGCTCGGCACGGTGATGATCGCGTTCTCGATCGCGTCGATCGTCGGCGTGCCCGTCGCGCTCGAGCTCGCGCAGCGCGGCAGCTGGCACACGCCGTTCGTCGCGACCGGCGCCCTCGCGCTGATCGCGTCGATCGCCGCGTGGCTCGTGCTGCCCTCGATGCGCGCGCACCTCGACATCGAGCACGAGCCCGCGCTCGACGGGTTCCGTCACCTGCTCACGCGCCCCGTCACGCTGCTCTCGTACGCGATGACGTGGGTCGCGATGATGGGCGGGTTCGTCCTCATCCCGAACATCGCGTCGTACGTGCAGCTCAACCTGCACTATCCGCGCGAGCACCTCGGTCTGCTCTACGGCGCCGGCGGGCTGCTCAACTTCGCGACGATGCGTCCGATCGGTCGGCTCGTCGATCGCATCGGCTCGTTCCGCGTCCAGGCGATCGGCACCGTGCTGATCGTCGTCGTGACGTGGATCGGGTTCGTGTGGTCGCCGCCGTGGATGCCGGTGCTCCCGGTGTTCGTGGGCTTCATGTTCGCGAGCGGCATGCGCAACGTCAGCTACAGCACGCTCACCTCGAAGGTGCCTTCGCCCGAGGAGCGCGCGCGCTTCATGTCGCTGCAGTCGATGGTCCAGCACCTCGGCTCCGCCGCCGGCGCGTTCCTCGGCTCGCAGCTCCTCGTCGAGGGCGCGGGCGGCGCGCTCGTGCACATGGATCGCGTCGCGTGGACCGCGATGGCGCTCATGATCGCGACGCCGGTGCTGATGCTCGCCGTCGAGTCGCGCGTCGCGCGCAGCGAGCGCATCGTCGCCGCGCTCGACCCCGTGCCCGTCGCGTCCTCTCGCGATCGATGA
- a CDS encoding putative sensor domain DACNV-containing protein, whose protein sequence is MTEIFHYPDDLEALVASQWPADLSPDPLAEFRRALLEVAYHASMLREEGRPVRVRVALARQPEREAEALPAVGPLVLRLDRTRPFHVDELRRIAVAAPFETAVVAVEPDARGELRIWGIMTTGAQWLAPTWGGRTRAVVMLPKTVVHVRGPARISVHAGDHFVAGLEGGRLVTLRTDVFSSRWMPALFESVRNELVQQHAAERAPDWPALDESLVRSISQQMVRRALWLMREAHHGGTILFTEPDAHGEALFSTLFRAKYRFAREPARARYRALLRVITSELARARGNGGRAITADDFVVHSHDLAEIESAVFELSRTLASLSAVDGAVVLSKRFELLAFGVEVAPPHGRVVHDGLRVHRALDTEGEVTIEDDEENVGTRHRAAYRFVQAHPTGLAIVASQDGTIRFVACHDGRVTYYEQHVAG, encoded by the coding sequence GTGACCGAGATCTTCCACTACCCCGACGATCTCGAAGCGCTCGTCGCGTCGCAGTGGCCGGCGGATCTATCGCCCGATCCGCTCGCCGAGTTCCGTCGCGCGCTCCTCGAGGTCGCGTACCACGCGTCGATGTTGCGCGAGGAAGGGCGCCCCGTGAGGGTGCGCGTCGCGCTGGCGCGCCAGCCCGAGCGCGAGGCGGAGGCGCTCCCCGCCGTCGGCCCGCTGGTGCTGCGCCTCGATCGCACGCGCCCCTTCCACGTCGACGAGCTGCGACGCATCGCGGTCGCCGCGCCGTTCGAGACCGCGGTCGTCGCCGTCGAGCCCGACGCGCGCGGCGAGCTGCGCATCTGGGGGATCATGACGACCGGCGCGCAGTGGCTGGCTCCGACGTGGGGCGGTCGGACGCGCGCGGTCGTGATGCTGCCGAAGACGGTCGTGCACGTGCGAGGCCCGGCGCGCATCTCGGTGCACGCCGGGGATCACTTCGTCGCGGGCCTCGAGGGCGGACGCCTCGTCACGCTGCGCACCGACGTGTTCTCGTCGCGGTGGATGCCCGCGCTCTTCGAGAGCGTGCGCAACGAGCTGGTGCAGCAGCACGCCGCGGAGCGCGCGCCCGACTGGCCCGCGCTCGACGAGTCGCTCGTGCGATCGATCTCGCAGCAGATGGTGCGGCGCGCGCTGTGGCTGATGCGCGAGGCGCACCACGGCGGGACCATCCTCTTCACCGAGCCCGACGCGCACGGCGAGGCGCTCTTCTCGACGCTCTTCCGCGCGAAGTATCGCTTCGCGCGCGAGCCTGCGCGCGCTCGCTACCGCGCGCTCCTGCGCGTGATCACGTCGGAGCTCGCGCGGGCGCGCGGCAACGGCGGACGGGCGATCACCGCCGACGACTTCGTCGTGCACTCGCACGACCTCGCGGAGATCGAGTCCGCGGTGTTCGAGCTGTCGCGCACCCTCGCGTCGCTCTCCGCGGTCGACGGCGCGGTGGTGCTCTCGAAGCGGTTCGAGCTGCTCGCGTTCGGTGTCGAGGTCGCGCCGCCGCACGGTCGCGTCGTGCACGACGGGCTCCGCGTCCATCGCGCGCTCGACACCGAGGGCGAGGTGACGATCGAGGACGACGAGGAGAACGTCGGGACACGCCACCGCGCCGCGTATCGCTTCGTCCAAGCGCACCCGACGGGGCTCGCGATCGTCGCCTCGCAGGACGGGACGATCCGCTTCGTCGCCTGCCACGACGGGCGCGTGACGTACTACGAGCAGCACGTCGCGGGCTGA
- a CDS encoding SPW repeat domain-containing protein produces MSEHEHEESRRAARRSVTRSDDGTLRSARRRRIREEQHARTLWASYALLLVGVWLMLAPLTFGEEVLAEATRASWIPSSARATVARWNQVICGAVLTLAAWRMLEPHRAIARRIALGVGVWLSLAPVVLAAPSASIYANDTLVGMLVIALGALVPGAIDEGIFAKSNAAAVPPGWSYDPSSWPQRVVTIVLALAAFLVARSLAAFQLGYDERAWEPLFVRQTASATDLAASSPWMISDAALAAFVFTFVMLVGFVAGPARWRTAPWVVVLQGALVIPLGLAHVAITIVHSVTSDAWSTPRLVSSALALILIALVGDEVIAAFQHLARVRAGTIDEPLREGRDDARTPDLAEARERPSEIVRASLWGASATWNLIASVLLGALVMMLPALIGLDGGAADALHVGGALAVAFALIATGEVFRAARYANVLVGAAIAILPIVLGVHATDARILGIALGVGIALLALPRTGRVERYGTWDRFVV; encoded by the coding sequence ATGTCGGAGCACGAGCACGAGGAGTCACGCCGCGCCGCGAGGCGCAGCGTCACACGGTCGGACGACGGCACGCTCCGGAGCGCGCGTCGTCGCCGCATCCGCGAAGAGCAGCACGCGCGCACGCTCTGGGCGAGCTACGCGCTGCTCCTCGTCGGGGTCTGGCTGATGCTCGCGCCGCTCACGTTCGGCGAAGAGGTGCTCGCGGAAGCGACGCGCGCCTCGTGGATCCCGAGCAGCGCGCGCGCGACGGTCGCGCGCTGGAACCAGGTGATCTGCGGCGCGGTCCTCACGCTCGCCGCGTGGCGCATGCTCGAGCCCCATCGCGCGATCGCGCGGCGGATCGCGCTCGGGGTCGGCGTGTGGCTCAGCCTCGCGCCCGTGGTGCTCGCCGCGCCGAGCGCCAGCATCTACGCGAACGACACGCTCGTCGGCATGCTCGTCATCGCGCTCGGCGCGCTGGTGCCCGGCGCGATCGACGAGGGCATCTTCGCGAAGAGCAACGCGGCCGCCGTGCCGCCCGGGTGGTCCTACGATCCCTCGAGCTGGCCGCAGCGCGTCGTCACGATCGTGCTCGCGCTCGCGGCGTTCCTCGTCGCGCGCTCGCTCGCGGCGTTCCAGCTCGGCTACGACGAGCGCGCGTGGGAGCCGCTCTTCGTGCGCCAGACCGCGAGCGCGACCGACCTGGCCGCGTCGAGCCCGTGGATGATCTCCGACGCGGCGCTCGCGGCGTTCGTGTTCACGTTCGTGATGCTCGTCGGATTCGTCGCCGGCCCGGCGCGCTGGCGCACCGCGCCGTGGGTCGTCGTGCTGCAGGGCGCGCTCGTGATCCCGCTCGGCCTCGCGCACGTCGCGATCACGATCGTGCACTCGGTCACGAGCGACGCGTGGAGCACGCCGCGCCTCGTCTCGTCGGCGCTCGCGCTGATCTTGATCGCGCTGGTCGGCGACGAGGTGATCGCGGCCTTCCAGCACCTCGCGCGCGTCCGCGCCGGCACGATCGACGAGCCGCTGCGCGAAGGGCGCGACGACGCGCGCACGCCCGATCTCGCCGAGGCGCGCGAGCGGCCGAGCGAGATCGTGCGCGCCTCGCTCTGGGGCGCGAGCGCGACGTGGAACCTGATCGCGTCGGTGCTGCTCGGCGCGCTGGTGATGATGCTGCCCGCGCTGATCGGGCTCGACGGCGGCGCGGCCGACGCGCTGCACGTCGGCGGTGCGCTCGCGGTCGCGTTCGCGCTGATCGCGACCGGCGAGGTGTTCCGCGCCGCGCGCTACGCGAACGTGCTCGTCGGCGCGGCGATCGCGATCCTGCCGATCGTGCTCGGCGTGCACGCGACCGACGCGCGCATCCTCGGGATCGCGCTCGGCGTCGGGATCGCGCTCCTCGCGCTGCCGCGCACCGGCCGCGTCGAGCGATACGGGACCTGGGACCGCTTCGTCGTCTGA
- a CDS encoding peptidoglycan-binding domain-containing protein, with protein MGTKILKRGMRGDDVRDVQEKLHRLGFDVKADGIFGEETERAVHRLQTLFGYTVDGLVGDGTKKLMDAQIGYGWNAKLPNAQELALRAQGKLPGTSGGAGAEARHYPEETPRSPTIPDARHTAAPTSSTSHVGGGAPRTPKR; from the coding sequence ATGGGCACGAAGATCCTGAAGCGCGGGATGCGCGGTGACGATGTCCGCGACGTGCAGGAGAAGCTGCATCGGCTCGGGTTCGACGTGAAGGCCGACGGCATCTTCGGCGAGGAGACCGAGCGCGCGGTGCATCGGCTGCAGACGCTCTTCGGCTACACCGTCGACGGCCTGGTCGGCGACGGCACGAAGAAGCTGATGGACGCGCAGATCGGGTACGGATGGAACGCGAAGCTCCCGAACGCGCAGGAGCTCGCGCTGCGCGCGCAGGGCAAGCTCCCGGGCACGTCGGGCGGCGCGGGCGCGGAGGCGCGGCACTACCCCGAGGAGACGCCGCGCTCGCCCACGATCCCCGACGCGCGCCACACCGCGGCGCCGACGAGCTCGACGTCGCACGTCGGCGGCGGCGCGCCGAGAACGCCGAAGCGCTGA
- a CDS encoding c-type cytochrome: MSRNESTRRIAIVLSCVAIGVAATACGGDDEGGGGQQQDGGAGDDAAVAAIDCTGANAETGQAPAMSTCGIASCHNADFAGQRGGSGFASSNLTPDDTGLAEWTTGEIAKATLDGVTPEGEVLCPIMIRYRTTGMTEAQACDIAEYLRSLAPIENEVEDTCE; encoded by the coding sequence ATGAGTCGGAACGAATCGACGAGGCGCATCGCCATCGTGCTCTCTTGCGTCGCCATCGGCGTCGCCGCGACCGCGTGCGGGGGCGACGACGAGGGCGGTGGCGGGCAGCAGCAGGACGGCGGCGCCGGCGACGACGCGGCGGTCGCCGCGATCGACTGCACCGGCGCGAACGCGGAGACGGGGCAAGCACCGGCGATGAGCACGTGCGGGATCGCGTCCTGCCACAACGCGGACTTCGCGGGCCAGCGCGGTGGGTCGGGGTTCGCGTCCTCGAACCTCACGCCCGACGACACCGGGCTCGCCGAGTGGACGACCGGCGAGATCGCGAAGGCCACGCTCGACGGGGTCACGCCCGAGGGCGAGGTGCTCTGCCCGATCATGATCCGCTACCGCACCACCGGGATGACCGAGGCACAGGCGTGCGACATCGCGGAGTACCTGCGATCGCTCGCGCCGATCGAGAACGAGGTCGAGGACACCTGCGAGTGA
- a CDS encoding methyltransferase family protein encodes MRRVSSDDVAHRDRAELALDAVLGVSVWIWAAGLFLHDGGPPLAVRLSVALLNGGVGALFLWRGPARTHGDTRALLSAIPSIALGGIALRIAPSEWPIASVVVFVAMAIGALASLLTLGRSFSILPARREVVGRGPYRVVRHPAYACELGMVIAAGAASAWWIALVLGALVLLTLVPRIRAEEALLAHDDAWSAYATRTRHRLVPGVW; translated from the coding sequence TTGCGACGCGTCTCGTCCGACGACGTCGCTCATCGGGACCGCGCCGAGCTCGCGCTCGACGCGGTCCTCGGCGTTTCCGTCTGGATCTGGGCCGCCGGTCTCTTCCTCCACGACGGCGGTCCGCCGCTCGCCGTGCGCCTCTCGGTCGCGCTGCTCAACGGCGGCGTCGGCGCGCTCTTCCTCTGGCGCGGGCCCGCGCGCACCCACGGCGACACGCGCGCGCTCCTCTCCGCGATTCCCTCGATCGCGCTCGGGGGCATCGCGCTGCGCATCGCGCCGAGCGAGTGGCCCATCGCGAGCGTCGTCGTCTTCGTCGCGATGGCGATCGGCGCGCTCGCGTCGCTGCTGACGCTCGGTCGCTCGTTCTCGATCCTGCCCGCACGCCGCGAGGTCGTCGGGCGCGGGCCCTATCGCGTGGTGCGACATCCTGCGTACGCGTGCGAGCTCGGCATGGTGATCGCCGCGGGCGCCGCGAGCGCGTGGTGGATCGCGCTCGTGCTCGGCGCGCTCGTGCTGCTCACGCTCGTCCCGCGCATCCGCGCCGAGGAAGCGCTGCTCGCGCACGACGACGCGTGGAGTGCCTACGCGACGCGGACTCGGCATCGACTCGTGCCCGGCGTGTGGTGA
- the aspS gene encoding aspartate--tRNA ligase: MARFIDELKRTHSCGALREGNVGDEVVLFGWVHSRRDHGELIFVDLRDRDGITQVVFDPSVSKDAFAVGDRARSEWVLGVRAKVRSRGGNVNDRIATGRIEVVALEATVFNKAETPVFPIEDEIDTNEEKRLEHRYLDLRRPKLQRNIMTRSRIYHHTRSHFHENGFVEVETPIFVKYTPGGARNFLVPARLNPGLFYALAESPQLFKQLLMVSGFDRYIQIVKCFRDEDLRGDRQPEFTQIDVEMSFVNQDDIFGLIEKLVVRLWKELLGIDLTQRYPGGVFPRMKFEESMRRFGNDKPDMRFGLEHVELTELVIAHGGGGVPLLEPIAKKFADGTYRRDLPEEIVKAIRVPAQHATAMSRTEIDKLEAFVKQMGAKGLARAKVGPGGEWQQSPMAKTATKEFVAAMNAACGAEEGDLLLFQFGPEAMVHTVMANLRLHLGKKLGMIPQVGAGGDWNLLWVVEPPLFERAEDGKGWVAAHHPFTRPHDASLPILDKDPGKVLCYRYDLVLNGVELGGGSIRLHDPDVQKKVFEVLGIGEQEATEKFGFLLSALRHGAPPHGGIALGLDRLAMLLTESESLRDVIAFPKTGKGSDLMTGAPGPVIPEQLAELKVRSTAGT; this comes from the coding sequence GTGGCGCGGTTCATCGACGAGCTGAAGCGGACTCATTCGTGCGGGGCGCTGCGCGAGGGGAACGTCGGCGACGAGGTCGTGCTGTTCGGGTGGGTGCACTCGCGGCGCGATCACGGCGAGCTGATCTTCGTCGATCTCCGCGATCGCGACGGCATCACGCAGGTCGTGTTCGATCCCTCGGTCAGCAAGGACGCGTTCGCGGTCGGCGATCGCGCGCGCAGCGAGTGGGTCCTCGGGGTGCGCGCGAAGGTGCGCTCCCGCGGCGGCAACGTGAACGACAGGATCGCGACCGGCCGCATCGAGGTCGTCGCGCTCGAGGCGACGGTCTTCAACAAGGCCGAGACCCCCGTCTTCCCGATCGAAGACGAGATCGACACGAACGAGGAGAAGCGCCTCGAGCACCGCTACCTCGACCTCCGCCGGCCGAAGCTGCAGCGCAACATCATGACGCGCTCGCGCATCTACCATCACACGCGGAGCCACTTCCACGAGAACGGCTTCGTCGAGGTGGAGACGCCGATCTTCGTGAAGTACACGCCCGGCGGCGCCCGCAATTTCCTGGTGCCGGCGCGCCTCAACCCCGGCCTCTTCTACGCGCTCGCGGAGAGCCCGCAGCTCTTCAAGCAGCTGCTGATGGTCAGCGGCTTCGATCGCTACATCCAGATCGTGAAGTGCTTCCGGGACGAGGATCTGCGCGGCGATCGCCAGCCCGAGTTCACGCAGATCGACGTCGAGATGTCGTTCGTCAACCAGGACGACATCTTCGGGCTGATCGAGAAGCTCGTGGTGCGGCTCTGGAAGGAGCTGCTCGGCATCGATCTCACGCAGCGCTATCCGGGCGGCGTGTTCCCGCGCATGAAGTTCGAGGAGTCGATGCGCCGCTTCGGCAACGACAAGCCGGACATGCGCTTCGGGCTCGAGCACGTCGAGCTCACCGAGCTCGTGATCGCGCACGGCGGCGGCGGTGTGCCGCTGCTCGAGCCGATCGCGAAGAAGTTCGCGGACGGCACCTACCGTCGTGATCTGCCGGAAGAGATCGTGAAGGCGATCCGCGTCCCGGCGCAGCACGCGACGGCGATGTCGCGCACCGAGATCGACAAGCTCGAAGCGTTCGTGAAGCAGATGGGCGCCAAGGGCCTCGCGCGCGCGAAGGTCGGCCCGGGCGGCGAGTGGCAGCAGTCGCCGATGGCGAAGACCGCGACGAAGGAATTCGTCGCGGCGATGAACGCGGCGTGCGGCGCGGAAGAGGGCGATCTGCTGCTCTTCCAGTTCGGCCCCGAGGCGATGGTGCACACGGTGATGGCGAACCTTCGCCTGCACCTCGGCAAGAAGCTCGGGATGATCCCGCAGGTCGGCGCGGGCGGGGACTGGAACCTGCTCTGGGTCGTGGAGCCGCCGCTCTTCGAGCGCGCGGAGGACGGCAAGGGCTGGGTCGCGGCGCACCATCCGTTCACGCGCCCGCACGACGCGTCGTTGCCGATCCTCGACAAGGATCCCGGCAAGGTCCTCTGCTACCGCTACGACCTCGTGCTCAACGGCGTCGAGCTCGGCGGCGGGTCGATCCGTCTCCACGATCCCGACGTGCAGAAGAAGGTCTTCGAGGTCCTCGGCATCGGCGAGCAGGAAGCGACCGAGAAGTTCGGCTTCCTCCTCTCCGCGCTTCGTCACGGCGCGCCGCCGCACGGCGGCATCGCGCTCGGGCTCGATCGCCTCGCGATGCTGCTCACGGAGAGCGAGTCGCTCCGCGACGTGATCGCGTTCCCGAAGACCGGGAAGGGCAGCGACCTGATGACCGGCGCGCCCGGCCCGGTGATCCCGGAGCAGCTCGCCGAGCTCAAGGTCCGCTCGACCGCGGGCACCTGA
- a CDS encoding MFS transporter, which yields MKGPLRHRAFLIYQGVRLVSVVAIQMMSVAIAWQVYERTQDAMALGMVGLAQFAPLFLLSPITGDVADRFDRRAVIAVCHGVIALCATLLAWTAAHPELGTAPIYVVLALFGCARAFAGPAAQALLPALVPPAELAQGIALGSITFQLATIAGPALAGFVIAAGGAPSAFATSAVLEVLAVSALLAMRYAPERQERRGSGLTRLLAGVRYVREHPVILGAISLDLFAVLLGGAVALMPIYARDILHVDERGFGFLRAAPAVGAGLVALVLAFRPLRRRAGLTMFACVGLFGVATIVFGVSRSFPLSLAALAVLGGADMVSVVIRQTVVQITTPPEMRGRVAAVNMVFIGASNELGELESGVTAAWLGTVPAVVLGGVGTLLVTVIWAFLFPQLRDVDRPEEHDAR from the coding sequence ATGAAGGGCCCGCTGCGACATCGCGCGTTCCTGATCTACCAGGGCGTGCGCCTGGTGTCGGTGGTCGCGATCCAGATGATGTCGGTCGCGATCGCGTGGCAGGTCTACGAGCGCACCCAGGACGCGATGGCGCTCGGCATGGTCGGGCTCGCGCAGTTCGCGCCGCTCTTCCTGCTCTCGCCGATCACCGGCGACGTCGCGGATCGCTTCGATCGCCGCGCGGTGATCGCGGTCTGCCACGGCGTGATCGCGCTCTGCGCGACGCTGCTCGCGTGGACCGCCGCGCACCCGGAGCTCGGCACCGCGCCGATCTACGTCGTGCTCGCGCTCTTCGGGTGCGCGCGCGCGTTCGCGGGCCCCGCGGCGCAAGCGCTCCTGCCCGCGCTGGTCCCGCCCGCGGAGCTCGCGCAGGGCATCGCGCTCGGCTCGATCACGTTCCAGCTCGCGACCATCGCGGGCCCGGCGCTCGCGGGCTTCGTGATCGCCGCCGGTGGCGCGCCGAGCGCGTTCGCGACGAGCGCGGTGCTCGAGGTGCTCGCGGTCTCCGCGCTGCTCGCGATGCGCTACGCGCCCGAGCGCCAGGAGCGCCGCGGCTCCGGGCTCACGCGCCTGCTCGCGGGCGTGCGCTACGTGCGCGAGCACCCGGTGATCCTCGGCGCGATCTCGCTCGATCTGTTCGCGGTGCTGCTCGGCGGCGCGGTCGCGCTGATGCCGATCTACGCGCGCGACATCCTGCACGTCGACGAGCGGGGCTTCGGCTTCCTGCGCGCGGCACCGGCGGTCGGCGCCGGCTTGGTCGCGCTGGTGCTCGCGTTCCGTCCGCTGCGACGTCGCGCCGGCCTCACGATGTTCGCGTGCGTAGGGCTCTTCGGCGTCGCGACGATCGTGTTCGGAGTGTCGCGCAGCTTCCCGCTGTCGCTCGCCGCGCTCGCGGTGCTCGGTGGTGCCGACATGGTCAGCGTGGTGATCCGCCAGACCGTCGTGCAGATCACCACGCCGCCGGAGATGCGCGGTCGCGTCGCGGCCGTGAACATGGTGTTCATCGGCGCCTCGAACGAGCTCGGCGAGCTCGAGAGCGGCGTCACCGCGGCGTGGCTCGGCACCGTGCCCGCGGTGGTGCTCGGAGGCGTCGGGACGCTGCTCGTGACGGTGATCTGGGCGTTCCTCTTCCCGCAGCTGCGCGACGTCGATCGCCCCGAAGAGCACGACGCACGCTGA